One Aphidius gifuensis isolate YNYX2018 linkage group LG3, ASM1490517v1, whole genome shotgun sequence DNA window includes the following coding sequences:
- the LOC122851372 gene encoding peroxisome biogenesis factor 2, translating to MSSTYVSRINQLDAEQLDNEIYKILSSKSHDISRQLTPGITDKWTPEINALLRTVIWIFSLGTSKSTFGQNLLDLTYINLTKKKAIMFLILSVIPKYMEDKYLDPNRLLITNNDKIIQKFIEKFKILSSLLSFINLLIFLNHGIQPSLIERIIGVSSKTVTNLKPRTIGYSYMTRELLWHSLMEIFTTGLPMINYHQLKYKFKKIFSTTHKHLGVVDNKIDKLTNNTICPECNETPILPHHAGCQHIYCYYCIMSNFTATNCFNCPDCQVELHLADMKIYSMN from the coding sequence ATGTCATCGACATATGTGTCAAGGATTAATCAGCTTGATGCTGAACAACTTGACAatgaaatatacaaaatattatcatcaaaaagtCATGATATATCACGTCAATTAACACCAGGTATAACTGATAAATGGACACCTGAAATAAATGCATTACTTCGTACAGTTATATGGATATTTTCATTGGGAACAAGTAAATCAACATTTGgacaaaatttattagatttaacatatattaatttaacaaaaaaaaaagcaataatgtttttaatattatctgtTATTCCAAAATACATGGAAGATAAATATCTTGATCCAAATcgtttattaataacaaacaatgataaaataatacaaaaatttattgaaaaatttaaaatattatcgagtttattaagttttattaatttgttgatttttttaaatcatggaATACAGCCAAGTTTGATAGAAAGAATCATTGGTGTGTCTAGTAAAACAGTGACAAATTTAAAACCCAGAACAATTGGTTATTCATACATGACAAGAGAATTACTTTGGCATAGTCTTATGGAAATATTTACAACTGGTTTACCTATGATTAATTATCATCagcttaaatataaatttaaaaaaattttctccacCACACACAAACATCTTGgagttgttgataataaaattgacaaattaacaaataatactaTTTGTCCAGAGTGTAATGAAACACCAATTTTACCTCATCATGCTGGTTGTCaacatatttattgttattattgtatcATGTCAAACTTTACAGcaacaaattgttttaattgtcCTGATTGTCAAGTTGAATTACACCTGGctgatatgaaaatttattcaatgaattaa
- the LOC122851376 gene encoding beta-1,3-galactosyltransferase 1-like — MDRVRLFPMELPRAVNISGNNNVRGRLSFVKRLALCCIVLAGLGLLYVPAYHSAREPIELGDTASIGSSGITRYVESFEQLEGWSFNTSRNLHSYISSNNNTTILSPDELCASSPYLVIIICSAIGNHNSRNAIRNTWGSDEYLNKFNLTVKIAFLLGQNDNDTLNNAVVDENDEYGDIIQATFHDTYNNLTLKSVMMLKWVTKYCSHATYLMKTDDDMYINVDNLLLSLSSRTSNNGVLLGSLICNAHPISDPKNKWYTPKYMFSEKTYPNYLSGTGYVMSLDVADKLYKSALSTPLLHLEDVYITGLCAKKSNIRPINHPGFSYVQRKFDTCVLRNTITNHRVNSSMMYAIWNKIRDTKISCPKLDDKKKQVLNRQRRNIGYYMSNRRTITNRCA, encoded by the exons aTGGACAGAGTACGTTTATTTCCAATGGAATTACCACGTGCTGTTAATATAAgtggtaataataatgtacGAGGTCGTTTATCATTTGTCAAAAGATTGGCACTATGTTGTATTGTCCTAGCTGGTCTTGGTTTATTATATGTACCAGCATATCATTCAGCTCGTGAACCAATTGAATTAGGTGATACAGCATCTATTGGATCATCTGGAATCACACGTTATGTTGAATCATTTG aACAATTAGAAGGCTGGTCATTCAACACATCAAGAAATTTACATTCatatatttcatcaaataataatacaacaatacTTAGTCCAGATGAACTTTGTGCATCATCACCATAtcttgttataataatatgttcAGCAATTGGTAATCATAATTCACGTAATGCAATTAGAAATACATGGGGAAGTGATGAATatcttaataaatttaatttaactgttaaaattgcatttttaCTTGGACAAAATGACAATGACACATTAAAT AATGCAgttgttgatgaaaatgatgaatatgGTGATATCATACAAGCAACATTTCAtgatacatataataatttaacacttAAATCAGTTATGATGTTAAAATGGGTCACAAAATATTGTTCACATGCAACATATCTAATGAAAACAGATGATGACATGTAtattaatgttgataatttattattatcattgtcatcaaGAACAAGTAATAATGGTGTTTTATTGGGATCATTGATATGCAATGCACATCCAATATCAgatccaaaaaataaatg gtACACACCAAAATACATGTTTTCTGAAAAAACATATCCAAATTATTTATCAGGCACCGGATATGTCATGAGTCTGGATGTtgctgataaattatataaaagtgCATTATCAACACCACTACTACATCTTGAGGATGTATATATTACTGGTCTTTGTgctaaaaaatcaaacataCGTCCAATAAATCATCCTGGTTTTAGTTATGTACAACGTAAATTTGATACTTGTGTACTTAGAAATACAATTACAAATCATCGTGTCAATTCATCAATGATGTATGCAATATGGAATAAAATAAGAGACACTAAAATATCATGTCCAAaattagatgataaaaaaaaacaagtattaaATCGACAGCGTAGAAATATTGGCTATTATATGAGCAATAGACGCACTATCACCAATCGTTGTGcctag
- the LOC122851370 gene encoding interferon regulatory factor 2-binding protein-like A has product MMGKRTHCYLCDLPRMPWAMVSDFSEPVCRGCVNYEGADRIDVVLDAAKQMKKAHGFQDTRPSASKAYRSTPHSEHNGGGATNLDVLPIQNVSQAHTRSHHNIANYPQLHHRNSITEQFNTNPRQQQQQQQQQQQQQQQLVAAARQQQQQQQQQQQQQHHDEPHEIVNGGIRNPNVRISNAHLAAAAAAHHVTMGPSRGTQLKRGISTIDEDDHPEKRLTIEEHQPRPPLTRGESLPAVSLAVSYVQDRNKDKHPVRAPSFETATTFKTNGGYVGPSIPLAPASVATNGGGSPLRPRTTPPPPPPPPPTSQEAVSVNPQVNHHQVNPVGPSPMAALMSVADTLTSPESVPQPPNNPSPTSRSPPTTAANAQQRSVSRGSQHSPNSSGSGRRSSGSRQVSSTTVMTSSEGAVTGQTAGSEPVAAPALKCTLCQGRLEDTHFVQCPSVAHHKFCFPCSRDSIKRQGAGSEVYCPSGEKCPLADSQVPWAFMQNEIATILAEDTPSSGLKVKKERET; this is encoded by the exons atgatGGGTAAACGTACACATTGTTATTTGTGTGATTTACCACGTATGCCATGGGCAATGGTATCAGATTTTTCCGAGCCAGTTTGTCGTGGTTGTGTTAATTATGAGGGTGCTGATCGTATTGATGTTGTACTTGATGCTgctaaacaaatgaaaaaagcaCATGGTTTTCAAGATACACGTCCATCAGCATCAAAAGCATACAGAAGTACACCTCACAGTGAACACAATGGTGGTGGTGCAACTAATTTAGATGTATTACCAATACAAAATGTCAGTCAAGCACACACAAGATCACATCATAATATTGCAAATTATCCACAATTACATCATCGTAATTCAATAACTGAACAATTTAATACAAATCCAcgacaacaacagcaacagcagcagcaacaacagcaacaacaacaacaattagtAGCAGCTGCacgtcaacaacaacaacagcagcaacaacaacaacaacagcaacatcatgATGAACCACATGAAATTGTTAATGGTGGTATAAGAAATCCAAATGTTAGAATTTCAAATGCACAtcttgctgctgctgctgctgcacACCATGTGACTATGGGACCAAGTCGTGGTACACAACTTAAAAGAGGtatatcaacaattgatgaaGATGATCATCCAGAAAAAAGATTAACAATTGAAGAACATCAACCAAGACCACCATTAACAAGAGGTGAATCATTACCAGCAGTTAGTCTTGCTGTTAGTTATGTACAAGACAGAAACAAGGATAAACATCCAGTCAGAGCACCAAGTTTTGAAACAGCAAcaacatttaaaacaaatg gtGGATATGTTGGACCATCAATACCACTTGCACCAGCAAGTGTTGCAACAAATGGTGGTGGTTCACCATTACGTCCAAgaacaacaccaccaccacctcctccaccaccaccaacatcaCAAGAAGCTGTATCAGTTAATCCACAAgttaatcatcatcaagttaATCCAGTTGGTCCATCACCAATGGCTGCATTAATGTCTGTTGCTGATACATTAACATCACCAGAATCAGTACCTCAACCACCAAATAATCCAAGTCCAACAAGCAGAAGTCCACCAACAACTGCTGCAAATGCACAACAAAGAAGTGTTTCTAGAGGATCACAACACAGTCCAAATAGTTCAg GTTCTGGTAGAAGATCAAGTGGTTCTAGACAAGTATCATCAACAACCGTTATGACATCATCTGAAGGTGCAGTAACTGGCCAGACTGCTGGATCAGAACCAGTTGCAGCACCAGCACTTAAATGTACACTTTGTCAAGGACGTCTTGAAGATACACATTTTGTACAGTGTCCAAGTGTAGCTCATCATAAATTTTGTTTCCCATGTAGTCGGGATAGTATCAAAAGACAAGGAGCTGGTTCAGAG GTTTATTGTCCAAGTGGTGAAAAATGTCCTCTCGCTGATAGTCAAGTACCATGGGCATTTATGCAAAATGAAATAGCAACAATACTTGCTGAGGATACACCAAGTTCTggattaaaagttaaaaaagaaCGTGaaacttaa
- the LOC122853521 gene encoding LOW QUALITY PROTEIN: G patch domain-containing protein 4-like (The sequence of the model RefSeq protein was modified relative to this genomic sequence to represent the inferred CDS: substituted 1 base at 1 genomic stop codon): MSDFAKSQLLKYGWSEGKGLGKNENGITEALKPKLKFDTSGVGHTDSEYKWWEFVYNKATDNVNINCDEGEVKMSIKDKNAVEIATSKSELNMKRLKNDTNINLHFGNFIKTSTLQDGKNTEEENTNRPMLNGDDDNDDDEFPKPLDDEALLKACGGRTAHKGARHGLTLTGKLARIQRQEEELLAKMSNPTSATSQPEPSTSYDWTTVERKKNKKSKKDNVKMNIDNDVEGEETSIQVTPSASSSSSSPSLTSIPNDLSSLQNTTEFKSKKTKLKDKRKLENLVQQMEKSLDLSTVTIVGAEKIKKKKKSKHTDKVNLVDDEITKKKKKKKSKKHDNDDETSDITNKKNKKKDIIDADTLNHKINKKKLNKLNKKANKKLDKISESLVQLTLENQVVNDNEDMQQQIIKETFQLVSKRDDNVCNFLEGGSLIGGSDYKLIYRHYATLYFVFCVDSSESELGILDLIQVFVETLDKCFENVCELDLIFHVDKVHYILNELVMGGGQLRLNKKKKILKKKKKRKXIIIK, translated from the exons ATGTCAGATTTTGCTAAATCACAGCTTTTAAAATATGGCTGGTCTGAAG GTAAAGGATTgggtaaaaatgaaaatggcATTACTGAAGCATTAAagccaaaattaaaatttgatacaaGTGGTGTTGGACATACTGATAGTGAGTATAAATGGTGggaatttgtttataacaaagCAACtgataatgtaaatattaattgtgatGAAGGAGAAGTAAAAATGAGTATCAAAGATAAAAATGCTGTTGAAATTGCAACAAGTAAATCTGAATTAAATATGAaacgtttaaaaaatgatacaaatattaatttacattttggtaattttatcaagacaTCAACACTTCAAGATGGTAAAAATACAGAAgaagaaaatacaaatagaCCAATGTtaaatggtgatgatgataatgatgatgatgaatttccAAAGCCACTTGATGATGAAGCATTATTAAAAGCTTGTGGTGGTAGAACAGCTCACAAAGGTGCTAGACATGGTCTGACATTAACTGGTAAATTAGCTAGAATACAACGACAAGAAGAAGAACTTCTTGCTAAAATGTCAAATCCTACAAGTGCTACAAGTCAACCAGAACCATCAACGTCATATGACTGGACAACTGTTGaacgaaagaaaaataaaaaatctaaaaaagataatgttaaaatgaacattgataatgatgttgaAGGAGAAGAAACAAGTATACAAGTTACTCCATCagcatcatcgtcatcatcatcaccatcattgaCATCAATaccaaatgatttatcatctcTACAAAATACAACTGaatttaaatctaaaaaaactaaactcAAAGATAAACGTAAGCTTGAAAATTTAGTACAACAAATGGAAAAATCACTTGATTTATCAACTGTCACAATTGTTGGagctgaaaaaattaaaaaaaagaaaaaatcaaaacatacagataaagtaaatttagtagatgatgaaataacaaagaaaaaaaagaaaaaaaaatctaaaaaacatgataatgatgatgaaactagtgatattacaaataaaaaaaataaaaaaaaagatattattgaTGCTGATACtctaaatcataaaataaataaaaaaaaattaaataaattaaataaaaaagctaataaaaaattagataaaatatcAGAATCATTAGTCCAATTGACATTGGAAAATCAAGTTGTCAATGAT aATGAGGATAtgcaacaacaaataattaaagaaacatTTCAACTAGTGTCAAAAAGAGATGAtaatgtttgtaattttttggaaGGTGGTAGTTTAATTGGTGGTtctgattataaattaatatatcgtCATTATGCAAcactttattttgtattttgtgtTGATAGTTCAGAATCAGAATTAGGAATTCTTGATTTAATACAAGTATTTGTTGAAACACTTGATAAATGTTTTGAAAATGTATGTGaacttgatttaatatttcatgttGATAAAGTACATTATATACTTAATGAATTAGTCATGGGTG gcgG TCAACTTagactaaataaaaaaaaaaaaatattaaaaaaaaaaaaaaaacgaaagtaaattataattaaa
- the LOC122851371 gene encoding inositol-tetrakisphosphate 1-kinase-like isoform X2 — MEKKIIGYWMTERKKQKINWNDFEVLCENEGFILKSVDLNKSLESQGPFNIFIHKLTDILAYAELEDQNTIISRVKNYIRKHPEMIVIDPLENVKLLSDRHESYLMLREGIKLKNIFVPNSVELSSTSVADNLHHLRQNGIRFPFICKPLLAHGSKDAHDMMVVFNEKGMSDCQPPCVAQNFVNHNAILYKLFIVGNNFHVIKRPSLKNFYQKDCELLSTIFFCSHDVSKSHSKSEWSVLSDDDKHLTIEPDLNVLQSIVSDITKIFNLILIGVDVVVENHTGKYAIIDVNAFPGYDGYPNFFPQLVDTVKLLLDKNNSRSYSNSILKKCISDDLDSGFESDEKKKKSMI; from the exons atggaaaaaaaaattattggataCTGGATGAcagagagaaaaaaacaaaaaataaattggaatGATTTTGAAGTATTATGTGAAAATGAAGGCTTCATATTAAAATcg gttGATCTCAATAAAAGCCTGGAATCACAAGGACCATTTAACATATTCATTCACAAACTCACAGACATCCTGGCTTATGCTGAACTAGAAGATCAAAAT ACAATAATAAGCAGAGTCAAAAATTACATACGAAAACATCCAGAGATGATTGTGATTGATCCACttgaaaatgttaaattattaagtgATCGTCATGAATCTTATCTCATGTTGCGTGAaggaattaaattaaaaa ATATATTTGTACCAAATTCAGTTGAGCTGTCATCAACAAGTGTAGCTGATAATTTACATCATCTTCGTCAAAATGGAATTAGATTTCCATTTATTTGTAAACCACTGCTGGCACATGGTTCAAAAGATGCTCatgat ATGATGGTTGTATTTAATGAAAAGGGAATGTCAGACTGCCAGCCACCATGTGTGGcacaaaattttgtaaatcacaatgcaatattatataaactattcattgttggtaataattttcatgttataAAACGACcaagtttaaaaaacttttatcaaaaagaCTGTGAATTATTgagtacaatatttttttgttctcatGATGTATCAAAGAGTCATTCGAAATCTGAATGGTCAGTTTTATCAGATGATGATAAACATTTAACAATTGAACCAGACTTGAATGTATTACAATCAATTGTCAGtgatataacaaaaatatttaatttaatattaattggagttgatgttgttgttgaaaatcATACTGGTAAATATGCTATTATTGATGTCAATGCATTTCCTGGTTATGATGGttatccaaatttttttccacaacTTGTTGAtacagttaaattattattagataaaaataattcaagatcatattcaaattcaatattaaaaaaatgtatcagtGATGATCTTGATTCTGGTTTTGAAagtgatgagaaaaaaaaaaaatctatgatataa
- the LOC122851377 gene encoding AP-3 complex subunit sigma-1 isoform X1: MIKAILVFNNHGKPRLSKFYHYFNEDMQQQIIKETFQLVSKRDDNVCNFLEGGSLIGGSDYKLIYRHYATLYFVFCVDSSESELGILDLIQVFVETLDKCFENVCELDLIFHVDKVHYILNELVMGGMVLETNMTEILSRIDDQSKLEKQEAGITAAPARAVSAMKSMNLPQQIKDMKLPDFPQAIKDLKF, encoded by the exons atgataaaagcaATTTTGGTATTTAATAATCATGGAAAGCCtagattatcaaaattttatcattatttt aATGAGGATAtgcaacaacaaataattaaagaaacatTTCAACTAGTGTCAAAAAGAGATGAtaatgtttgtaattttttggaaGGTGGTAGTTTAATTGGTGGTtctgattataaattaatatatcgtCATTATGCAAcactttattttgtattttgtgtTGATAGTTCAGAATCAGAATTAGGAATTCTTGATTTAATACAAGTATTTGTTGAAACACTTGATAAATGTTTTGAAAATGTATGTGaacttgatttaatatttcatgttGATAAAGTACATTATATACTTAATGAATTAGTCATGGGTGGTATGGTTTTGGAAACAAATATgactgaaatattatcaagaattgatgatcaaagtaaacttgaaaaacaagag gcgGGTATAACAGCAGCACCAGCAAGAGCAGTATCAGCTATGAAAAGTATGAATCTTCCTCAACAAATTAAGGACATGAAATTACCAGATTTTCCACAAGCtattaaagatttaaaattttga
- the LOC122851375 gene encoding uncharacterized protein LOC122851375: protein MTTSGVKIIKKKWELFSATDYTSLMWPNFELLRIWGLFPYKIDNNSNLILASKPGFIYSSIVSSLHVVLLGIILYLIDISKVLEYDSVPGTLQGNCYLLLGWSIEIVSYLQTSRRLKFLQQLDNVATTIPSIEFKKLSKYIHFKDLFGFLFLIIQSANAYSKSLALFGSKLFSVYTIIVIFLMDTLYINCVLVIGSSFKTINNKLLILKSTIENDEPHLLRRIYHEKKNPFILMKIRDIKYQHNDVCEVINKLNQTFSLQLIATVTLTFAEITFSLYFYILQLLDMKGINLEKQIWFSYFSTGVTYHAVKLAAIILSCEIAKDQSAKTGVIVHELLIDTVDKQVKDELQLFSLQILHRDNTFTARGLSIDAPLMTSIVGGITQYLLILVQFLISSKSCGTIFDRSPAT, encoded by the exons ATGACTACATCCGgcgttaaaataattaaaaaaaaatgggaattatttAGTGCAACTGATTATACATCTTTGATGTGGCCGAATTTCGAATTACTTCGTATATGGGGATTATTCCCAtacaaaattgataataatagtaatttaatattagcaTCAAAACcaggatttatttattcatcaattgtATCAAGTTTACATGTTGTATTACTTGGAATTATTTTGTATCTAATTGACATATCAAAAGTACTTGAATACGACAGTGTACCTGGTACATTACAAGGCAATTGTTACTTGCTTCTTGGCTGGTCAATCGAAATTGTATCATACTTACAAACATCAAGAAGATTAAAATTTCTTCAACAATTAGATAACGTTGCGACAACTATTCCTagcattgaatttaaaaagctatcaaaatacatacattttaaagatttatttggttttttatttttaataatacaatcagCAAATGCATACTCAAAATCATTAGCATTATTTGgcagtaaattattttctgtttatacaataattgttatatttttaatggacACATTGTATATTAATTGTGTACTTGTTATTGGttcatcatttaaaacaattaataataaattattaatattaaaatcaacaattgaaaatgatgaaCCACATTTATTACGTCgtatttatcatgaaaaaaaaaatccatttatattaatgaaaatacgtgatattaaatatcaacatAATGATGTTTGtgaagttattaataaattaaatcaaacatTTAGTTTACAATTAATAGCAACAGTTACATTAACATTTGCTGAAAtaacattttcattatatttttatatattacaattactTGATATGAAAGgtattaatttagaaaaacaaatatggttttcatatttttcaacaggTGTTACTTATCATGCTGTTAAATTAGCAgcaattatattatcatgtgAAATTGCTAAAGATCAATCTGCTAAAACTGGTGTTATTGTTCATGAATTGTTGATTGATACTGTTGACAAACAAGTCAAAGATGAg cttCAACTATTTTCTCTTCAAATACTTCATCGTGACAACACTTTCACAGCCAGAGGACTTTCAATTGACGCACCTCTCATGACTTCG ATTGTCGGTGGTATTACTCAGTATCTTTTAATTCTTGTTCAATTTCTAATATCATCGAAATCATGTGGAACAATATTTGATCGCTCACCAGCCACTTGA
- the LOC122851371 gene encoding inositol-tetrakisphosphate 1-kinase-like isoform X1, with protein MEKKIIGYWMTERKKQKINWNDFEVLCENEGFILKSVDLNKSLESQGPFNIFIHKLTDILAYAELEDQNAKTIISRVKNYIRKHPEMIVIDPLENVKLLSDRHESYLMLREGIKLKNIFVPNSVELSSTSVADNLHHLRQNGIRFPFICKPLLAHGSKDAHDMMVVFNEKGMSDCQPPCVAQNFVNHNAILYKLFIVGNNFHVIKRPSLKNFYQKDCELLSTIFFCSHDVSKSHSKSEWSVLSDDDKHLTIEPDLNVLQSIVSDITKIFNLILIGVDVVVENHTGKYAIIDVNAFPGYDGYPNFFPQLVDTVKLLLDKNNSRSYSNSILKKCISDDLDSGFESDEKKKKSMI; from the exons atggaaaaaaaaattattggataCTGGATGAcagagagaaaaaaacaaaaaataaattggaatGATTTTGAAGTATTATGTGAAAATGAAGGCTTCATATTAAAATcg gttGATCTCAATAAAAGCCTGGAATCACAAGGACCATTTAACATATTCATTCACAAACTCACAGACATCCTGGCTTATGCTGAACTAGAAGATCAAAAT GCAAAGACAATAATAAGCAGAGTCAAAAATTACATACGAAAACATCCAGAGATGATTGTGATTGATCCACttgaaaatgttaaattattaagtgATCGTCATGAATCTTATCTCATGTTGCGTGAaggaattaaattaaaaa ATATATTTGTACCAAATTCAGTTGAGCTGTCATCAACAAGTGTAGCTGATAATTTACATCATCTTCGTCAAAATGGAATTAGATTTCCATTTATTTGTAAACCACTGCTGGCACATGGTTCAAAAGATGCTCatgat ATGATGGTTGTATTTAATGAAAAGGGAATGTCAGACTGCCAGCCACCATGTGTGGcacaaaattttgtaaatcacaatgcaatattatataaactattcattgttggtaataattttcatgttataAAACGACcaagtttaaaaaacttttatcaaaaagaCTGTGAATTATTgagtacaatatttttttgttctcatGATGTATCAAAGAGTCATTCGAAATCTGAATGGTCAGTTTTATCAGATGATGATAAACATTTAACAATTGAACCAGACTTGAATGTATTACAATCAATTGTCAGtgatataacaaaaatatttaatttaatattaattggagttgatgttgttgttgaaaatcATACTGGTAAATATGCTATTATTGATGTCAATGCATTTCCTGGTTATGATGGttatccaaatttttttccacaacTTGTTGAtacagttaaattattattagataaaaataattcaagatcatattcaaattcaatattaaaaaaatgtatcagtGATGATCTTGATTCTGGTTTTGAAagtgatgagaaaaaaaaaaaatctatgatataa
- the LOC122851377 gene encoding AP-3 complex subunit sigma-2 isoform X2, producing the protein MIKAILVFNNHGKPRLSKFYHYFNEDMQQQIIKETFQLVSKRDDNVCNFLEGGSLIGGSDYKLIYRHYATLYFVFCVDSSESELGILDLIQVFVETLDKCFENVCELDLIFHVDKVHYILNELVMGGMVLETNMTEILSRIDDQSKLEKQEGRYQSRQICASRTVVLLGPL; encoded by the exons atgataaaagcaATTTTGGTATTTAATAATCATGGAAAGCCtagattatcaaaattttatcattatttt aATGAGGATAtgcaacaacaaataattaaagaaacatTTCAACTAGTGTCAAAAAGAGATGAtaatgtttgtaattttttggaaGGTGGTAGTTTAATTGGTGGTtctgattataaattaatatatcgtCATTATGCAAcactttattttgtattttgtgtTGATAGTTCAGAATCAGAATTAGGAATTCTTGATTTAATACAAGTATTTGTTGAAACACTTGATAAATGTTTTGAAAATGTATGTGaacttgatttaatatttcatgttGATAAAGTACATTATATACTTAATGAATTAGTCATGGGTGGTATGGTTTTGGAAACAAATATgactgaaatattatcaagaattgatgatcaaagtaaacttgaaaaacaagag GGGAGATACCAGTCAAGACAAATATGTGCTTCTAGAACTGTTGTACTTCTGGGTCCACTgtaa